From Candidatus Xianfuyuplasma coldseepsis:
CCTGTTACTGTTGTTAGTTGTGAACCAAACGTTGTTCTTCAAAAGAAAACTATGGAAAATGATGGATATGAAAGTATCCAATTAGGCTACAAAGACAAACGAGTGAAATTAGCAAACAAGCCCGAACTTGGACATTTTGCGAAATCGAACTCAAATCCTAAGCGCTACTTGCAAGAAGTTCGTGGACCAGAGCTCTATAACTTCGAAGTAGGTCAGGAGATCACAGTCAAAATATTCACAGAAGGTGAAGTCGTTGACGTTACTGGAACATCCAAAGGGAAAGGATTCGCTGGTAGCATCAAACGTCATAATCAGCATCGTGGGCCAATGGGACACGGTTCTCATTACCACAGAGGTCCTGGATCAATGGGTCCCATCGATCCCAACCATGTACGCCCTGGTAAAAACTTACCTGGACACATGGGACATGAAACTGTCACCATTCAAAATCTAGAAATCGTTAAAGTGGACGTTGAACGAAACGTATTACTTATTAAAGGTTCTGTACCCGGTCCGAAAAAAGGCTTGGTATACGTGAAACATGCCGTCAAAAGTGGAGCGATTGAACCGCTGAATCCTACAGATTTCATCACTGTAGAAGAAACTCAAGAAACTGAAGCTTCTGCGGAAGCTCAGGAATAGTCTGAGAGGAGGATATAAGATGGCAAAAGTTACATTATTCAATCAGACAGGCGAAAACGTAGGAGATATCGAACTCAATGATGCAG
This genomic window contains:
- the rplC gene encoding 50S ribosomal protein L3, yielding MAKGILGTKVGMTQVFNEDGKLVPVTVVSCEPNVVLQKKTMENDGYESIQLGYKDKRVKLANKPELGHFAKSNSNPKRYLQEVRGPELYNFEVGQEITVKIFTEGEVVDVTGTSKGKGFAGSIKRHNQHRGPMGHGSHYHRGPGSMGPIDPNHVRPGKNLPGHMGHETVTIQNLEIVKVDVERNVLLIKGSVPGPKKGLVYVKHAVKSGAIEPLNPTDFITVEETQETEASAEAQE